The uncultured Sphaerochaeta sp. genome includes the window TGATGAGCTTAATAACCACGCATTCAACGCCAACCGTTTTGCCAACATCCTCATGCCGATCATGGGCAATATCAGTTACATCCAGTACGTATTGGTCGCAATTGCCGGGGGCATGTTGGCGATTCACGGCATTGGAGCATTGACCCTTGGCATTATCGCTGCCTTCCTCCAACTGAGCAGAACGATCAATATGCCGATCAACCAGATGGCCAACCAGTTGAATGCCGTTGTAATGGCACTTGCAGGTACCAAGCGTATCTTTGCGCTGCTCGATGAGGAAACCGAAGGTGATGAGGGATATATCACCCTGGTCAATCTTTCCGATACAGGGGAAGAGACTGAAGAGAGAACTGAACGTTGGGCATGGAAAGATACTCGAACAGGAACGCTCACTGAGTTACAAGGTCGGGTCTCGCTCACTGATGTAGACTTTGGATACACAGAGGAGACCTTGGTACTCAAGAATATCACCATACACGCAGAACCTGGGCAGAAGATTGCCTTGGTCGGTGCTACCGGAGCAGGAAAGACGACCATCACCAACCTGATCAATCGCTTCTACGATCTTGCGGATGGGAAAATTCGCTATGATGGCATCAACATCAACAAGATATGCAAGGCTGACCTACGTCGTTCCTTGGGGGTAGTTCTTCAGGATGTACATCTGTTCAGTGGAACGGTCATGGACAATATTCGCTACGGCAACCTGGAAGCAAGTGATGATGAGGTGATCAAGGCAGCAAAACTGGCCAATGCAGACTCCTTCATCGCACACCTCCCGCAAGGGTATCAAACCCAGCTCAGTGGGGATGGGTCCACGCTCTCCCAAGGACAGCGACAGCTGATCTCCATTGCACGTGCCATTGTGGCAGACCCCCCAGTATTGGTACTTGATGAGGCAACAAGCAGCATCGATACCCATACAGAAGAGGTAGTCCAGAAAGGGATGGATGCACTGATGGAAGGCAGGACGGTCTTTGTCATTGCCCACCGCCTTTCAACCATCCACAACGCGGATCTTATCATGGTGCTGCAAATGGGAGAGATCATCGAGAAGGGAACCCACGCAGAGCTGATGGCTCTTAAAGGTCAATACTACCGTCTCTATACCGGTGTTTTTGAACTGGAGTAAGTCACCAGGACAATACCTGATACCACCAAGGGGAGTGCCAAAAGATACTGCAAACGGAAAATGGACTCCCCTAAAAGCAGTGCAGAGAGGAAGGTTCCTACCACGGGTATAAGAAAGTTGAAGACTGTGATGGAACTGACCTTGTTGTGCTTGAGCAGGGTCGTCCAGATAGAGAAGGCAACTGCACTTAGCGAGGCCATATAGAGTAGCAGGACATATCCACCAAAACTGCTGGTGGGAAAGGATGCTCCCTGTGACAACGCTAGCGCAAGCAAGATAAGTCCACCAAGGAAGAGCTGCATACTGGTAAGCAGCACTGGATCAATTTTCCTGCTCACTCGTTTGCTGTACAGCGCACTTGCACTGGTAAGGAAAGCAGCAATTACCACAAATCCCTCCCCTTTCAAAGAAAATGTAATTCCTAGATTGGGCTCAAAGTTGACCATGACCACCGAGATAAATCCCAAGAGAATTCCCAATCCCTTTCGCATACTGATATGGTCATTTGCATATACCCAGTGCGCAAGCAATGCACTGAAGAAGACTGATGAGGAGTTCAGGATCGAACTCTTGGCACCAGTGGTATAGGATACCCCGATATAGAAGAAAGCATAATGGATAGTTGTCTGTAACAAGCCAAGCATAAGAATCTGGATCCAGGCCTTACCGTCCAAGGTTCTAAATTGTTGTTTCTCCCCCTGCTGGAAGTATCTGAAGAGAAGGACCAGGAGTCCTGCAAAGGTAAATCGCAACCCTGCAAAAGCCATTTTTGCAGCAGTGTCATCAGGACCAACCAGAAACAGCTCATATCCCAACTTGATTGAAGGATAGGCGCTACCCCAAAGCATTGCACAGAGACTTGCAAGCAGAGAGGCCACCAAGGGACGGCTTAATGGGGACGGTTTCATTGATTGCATGGGGGAATCTCCTTGAAAAAGGTAGCCAGGTCCTCAAGGGACCCGGTGCGATAACTGGCAATATCCTTGTTCTTGTTGTTTATCAAGTAGTCAGTAACCAGATAGGCCTCCATGCCCAACTCTCGGGCAACCATATCCTCTTCAACATCGTTACCGACCATGAGACAAGAGGAAGCTTCCTTGCCAAGGGTCTGCAGTATCTGACGATAGTAGCCGAGATTTGGCTTTGCATAGTGAAAGTCTTCATAGGTAGTTACGAGTGAGAATTGCGAGGATACAAGATAAGCCCAACCAAGGCGAGCCTCTGTTGCCTGCCAGGGGAAGAGAGGATTGGTTGCAAGCACCACAGTATATCCCTTTCTCTTGACCTCCTGCACGATTTCCCTTGCCAATAAGGAGGGAGATGCATGTCTACGTAGAAGACCAAACTCATGCTCATAGAATGGGGCGAACCGCTCATTGAATTCAGCAGCCGCAATGCCACTTGCCTCTTCAAACACTTGGTCGAACCGTTCCTTGTTGGACAGGGATCCATCATTCAAGACCATGGCGGTAATACCTCGCTGTAATGCAGCCAAGAGCAACTCAGGGGAATACCCGAGCTCTTGTCCTTTTATTACAAAACGAGAGAAGTAATCCTGGATGAATTGATCTTGATCAAGTGGCAGCAAGGTTCCATCAAGATCAAAGAGTATTGTATTGATAGGTTGTCTTGTCATTGTTCGCAGATGATACGCTCTTTACCAGAAGGCGTCAATGAATATAAAAACCCCCCAGGGAAAAGGAGGTTAAACCCTAGGGGGAACAAAAGGAGGTTAGAAAAAATCCGATTTCGTTGCTAACCGACCCAACGGGTGCAGAAGCATGTCGTTCTCTTTCTGAGTCAGACAATAGTACATAACTAATATTTTAATCAAGAGGGTTTTTGAAGTTTTTACATTTTTTTAACTTTCTTTTTAATTACTGGATAGAAAGTTATGTCATAAACCTGCACAATTTCTAAAAATTATCCAAGGTTTGTAAAAATTCTTTACATATTGTCTTGAAAATCTGTTGCATGGAACACATCTTGCGTTGGAGCATAAAAAAGGGAAGCCCCTGAAAGCCTCCCTCTTTTCCTGCCGGTTTTCGCCCTAGTCGAAATTGAAGTTCTTCATTGACATCGGCTGGCGGGTATTTTCCAGTACATCCCTCCACAAGGAACCTTCCAGATCCACATGGTTGCGGCTGGAAACCGCCAAGCTGATAGGTAGGTGAACGAATCGATTATGAAGCAGTCCGATCAAGGCCTGGGTCTTCCCTGCCATTGCTGCGTGTACGGCATGAGCACCGAGACGAGCACAGTAAATGGAATCATAGGAATCAGCAGAAGCACTACGAATGATGTAGGAAGGATCAATGTACTTCACATTGGTCTCAAT containing:
- a CDS encoding ABC transporter ATP-binding protein is translated as MNKPHSKMPKFDWPTLKRLFTYIFVPYKLRFLVVLCCILVSALASVAGSLFLRLLIDTYIVPMAQNPETASFTPLIQALLVMATIYAAGVIATFMYNRLMITIAQGTLKTLRDGMFTHMQKLSIRFFDTQSHGDLMSLYTNDTDTLRQMVSQSIPNFVNSIITVLAIFFAMLFTSWQLTLVVLFSLAIMLRISSFVAGKSGAYFIEQQKAIGKTNGYIEEMINGQKIIKVFTYEEKAKEHFDALNDELNNHAFNANRFANILMPIMGNISYIQYVLVAIAGGMLAIHGIGALTLGIIAAFLQLSRTINMPINQMANQLNAVVMALAGTKRIFALLDEETEGDEGYITLVNLSDTGEETEERTERWAWKDTRTGTLTELQGRVSLTDVDFGYTEETLVLKNITIHAEPGQKIALVGATGAGKTTITNLINRFYDLADGKIRYDGININKICKADLRRSLGVVLQDVHLFSGTVMDNIRYGNLEASDDEVIKAAKLANADSFIAHLPQGYQTQLSGDGSTLSQGQRQLISIARAIVADPPVLVLDEATSSIDTHTEEVVQKGMDALMEGRTVFVIAHRLSTIHNADLIMVLQMGEIIEKGTHAELMALKGQYYRLYTGVFELE
- a CDS encoding HAD family hydrolase encodes the protein MTRQPINTILFDLDGTLLPLDQDQFIQDYFSRFVIKGQELGYSPELLLAALQRGITAMVLNDGSLSNKERFDQVFEEASGIAAAEFNERFAPFYEHEFGLLRRHASPSLLAREIVQEVKRKGYTVVLATNPLFPWQATEARLGWAYLVSSQFSLVTTYEDFHYAKPNLGYYRQILQTLGKEASSCLMVGNDVEEDMVARELGMEAYLVTDYLINNKNKDIASYRTGSLEDLATFFKEIPPCNQ
- a CDS encoding DMT family transporter, whose amino-acid sequence is MQSMKPSPLSRPLVASLLASLCAMLWGSAYPSIKLGYELFLVGPDDTAAKMAFAGLRFTFAGLLVLLFRYFQQGEKQQFRTLDGKAWIQILMLGLLQTTIHYAFFYIGVSYTTGAKSSILNSSSVFFSALLAHWVYANDHISMRKGLGILLGFISVVMVNFEPNLGITFSLKGEGFVVIAAFLTSASALYSKRVSRKIDPVLLTSMQLFLGGLILLALALSQGASFPTSSFGGYVLLLYMASLSAVAFSIWTTLLKHNKVSSITVFNFLIPVVGTFLSALLLGESIFRLQYLLALPLVVSGIVLVTYSSSKTPV